CTTTCTCCAAGAGCGCGGCGATCTACCCGCTTCGGCAAAAAAGAAGCTCCTGGAAGAAAATGCCGGGCGCTTCTACGGTTCATAGAATCCGCTGGAAATTCAAAAGGTTGTTTCTCCGGCGATGATCGGGTTGCAGCAACCCCCGCCTCCCGCGTCTAAGCTGCCAAAGGGAGGTGATTCTATGAAAAGCATGCTCAAGCTGTTCGTGGCGGCCTTGATGACACTGGCATTCAGCAGCGTCAGCTTCGCCCAGCCCGCAACCCCGGCCACTCCTCCGGAGAAGTCCAAAAAGGACGAGGAGAAGGTGACAAAGGGGGAGAAGAAAGGCGAAGAGAAAGGCAAGGCGAAAGGTAAAGCGGCGTCCGAGGAGAAGAAGGAAGAGAAAAAGGGCGACACCAAGAAGTGATCTTCACTCCTACCCAAATGGGAGAGGGCTGGCGGCTCACTCGCCAGTCTCTCTCCCATCCCGGTCCGATCACGTCACTAATCTTCGACAAAATGATTCCATGAGCTTGCTTGATTTCACCCATACCGTTCTATAAACTTTCAGCGGACTGGGCATGTGGTTCCGCATGTTTGGTGAGCCGAAAGGAGGAGCGGAGATGGAGCTGCCGAAATGCCAGAAGTGCAACAACGGGTTGCTGATCCCGCTATCGGATTACGGCCAGGAAGGCGCTTCCGTGACGTTCAAAGCCTGGGCCTGCACGAACCCGGATTGCGGATTTTCTCTCCGGGTCGATAAAGGAGAGATCACCTACGGAAAGAGAATCGAGCCGAAACACGAGCGGTGAGAATCCAGTCGTGAGATGCGCCAACCGAGCGTATCTCCCTTTTCCTTTCGTCGGCTGCATCAAGCAGCGTTTGCCCGGTTAAAACTCTGGATCGCGCGCGCAAATAGCTCACACCCGCGGTCCAATGCTTCGAGACAACACTTTTGCGTCGCCGCATCCAACGCGTAACGCTTGAGCGCTTCAGGCGCCAGCCATTCGTGTCCCTCTTCATCTCCCAGCAAGGTGTCGCGATAGATCGAAGCCGTCTTCGGGTCGATCGGCTCGACGCGCTCGATGAACGATTTCGACGTGCGCGGAAAAAACTCTTCGTGCCCGTACTGCACGCTGGCGAGCAGCTCGCAAAAAGAATCCAGCGAAGCGTGATAGTCCCATAACGCCTTCAACTCCGGGAGCGGCGCGCTCCAGAGCGCGTCAGGATCGCCGTCGAGTTCCTTGATTCTGTCGCGCAAAATCGCCGCGTGCTTGAGCTCATTGGCGACGTATTCCGACAGCGGCCGCTGGATGTCCAAATCCGGCACCTGATTGACCCATCTCGCGGTGACTTCGCCGGCGCGGCGTTCCATCACGACGCCGAACTGAAGCCGGCGGAGAATCACGGCGCGCGTCAAAGGTTTTTCCGCGCCGTAACTCTTCCGGTCGGCGGTCATCTTTGCCCACGCGGACTCTCTCCGTTCGTCCAACGCTTTCAGAAAGGCATCGGGATTTAGAGCTTCCATGCGCGCCTCCAAATCGGTAGGGTGTTTAAAGGATGCGGTTAACGATTAAACAATACGCGAGCTTTTTTCAACCCCGAATCCGAGAGGCAAATTAGCTCAGAAAAATTTAACCGCAAAGAACACATAGGGTTCAAGGCGCTCAGAAACAATTTCTTTGAGTTCTTTGCGTTCTTTGTGGTGTGGTCCGGATCGTATGAAGTCCTGGCGGTTTATAATATTTTTGCTTCCGCTGGTCATCCCGGCTCCGCCGGTTGCGGCCTTCGCGCAAGCGAGCGGGAAGTGGGTGGTGAAAGCTCCCATGCCATCGGCCCGGACCGAAGTGGCCGCTGCGGCGATCGGCGGCAAGATTTACGTGATGGGCGGCTTCGGGCAAAACGGAGATTTAGTCGAAGAGTATGACACGGCAACTGATCGCTGGCGTCGCCGCGCGTCTCTGCCGCGTCCTCTCCACCACGTCGGCGCCGCCGCGGTGAATGGAAAGATTTATGTCATCGGCGGCTACATCACCGGCGTCGGGTCGATGGACACGGTCTACGAATACGATCCGTCCGCCGATCGATGGCGCGCCGTTTCGCCCATGCCGACGGCGCGCGGCGCCTTGGCGGTGGGCGTGGTCGGCGACAAAATTTACGCCATCGGTGGGGTGGACAAAGATCAACGCAACAGCGGCGCCAATGAGCAGTATGATCCGACAGAGAATAAATGGGTCAAACGCGCGTCCATTCCGTCTCCAAGAGATCACCTGGCCGTCGGCGTCGTGGGCGGCAAGCTCTACGCCGTCGCCGGGCGACTCGACGGACGCCACGCGCGCAACGTCGCCGTCAACGAAGAGTACGATCCGGCGACGGACAAGTGGCGCCCGCGCGCGCCGATCCTGACCGCGAGAAGCGGCATCGGCGGCGCCGCGCTCGGCGGGCGAATTTTCATCTTCGGCGGCGAATCGCCGGCCGGGACTTTCAATCAAGTTGAATCCTACGATCCGATGAAGAACGCCTGGACAACGAGGAATCCGATGCCGACGGCGCGCCATGGATTGGGAGTGGCGGTGGTGGGAGAGACGATCTACGTGATTTCCGGCGGGCCGCAGCCGGGCGCGACTTACTCATCGGTCAACGAGGCGTTCACGCCGTAAAACCTTAGCCGGCCAGGTAGAAGGTAGCTATCGCGAAGAGCCAGGGCGTAAAAAATAGAATAGAAAAGGCACTTATCCACAATAGGCCTCGAATACCCCGCGTCCTCAGAAGATAATCGGGCAGCAACAACGGCCATCCGAAAAACATGAAGGCGGCATATTCGTAGCAAGGCCGATACCCGGTTTGTCGCTCGTCGTCCTGCACCCACCAGACGATCAGTAGCGAAGTACCCCATTGCCAAAGAACGTGAGACAAAGCCGATCCCTCCACGCCATAGTGGGCATAGACCGCCTGGTGTGCCCCCGATAAGAGCCAGAACCCCACAAGCCAGCCCAAGGGGGAAAACAAGCCGCGTACAATGGATGAAGCGACCACTGTGTTCTGGTACCTAGAAATCGACCAAGTCATCACCCAGTTGCAGCAACGCATACTCCGCGAGCGTACGGCGCGTCAAGCGCGATCGCCCGGGGATTCCTCTAAGTCAAGGAAAATTTCTCGCACAAACTCTGCCACGAATTAGTGGCGCACAGGTTTTGCAGCATCGTCGTCGTCGGCGGGAGGAGCGGCAGGTCGCGATTCCCTTCCTTCAATGCCTCTCCGGGCGCTATCCACAGGCTGTCGGCGACTTCTTCTGATTTCTGCAATGCGGTTTGTCCTTCGGGGAGCGCGGCGAGATAAAAACGAGTGTCGAAGCGCATGGGAAAAAATTCCGGCGTCACGCGGTGGGAAAAATATGTGATGCGATTCAAATCGCAGAAAAGATTTTCCGCTTCGAGAAAAGAACCGAAGTCCAAAGATCCTGCGACGAGAGCCTTGCGCCTGTCCTCGAACCTCCGCGCCGTCTCTGGGTCCTTCACATCCGGCGCAGCGCCGTTCTCTCCGACGCAGAGAACGATGCCCACTTCTTCGAACAGTTCTCGGATGACCGCGACCCAGTGCGCCAGCGAAAGCTCCGGGCCGACATGATCGCCGAGGATCCGTTGCGCTTCTCTTCCCGAGAGCCCGCGGCAGCGACGCAGGATCTTTTCCGACCCGTCTTCCGCGCCGACGCTGCCTCCGGGAAAGACATAGTATCCTCCCAAAAACTTCATCTCGCTCAGCCGGCGGGTCAGGAGGATTTCGAATTTTCCGTCTGGGTCGGGGCGGATGAGCAGCACCGTGGAAGCGTGTTTCGGTCTTCCGGTCGCCATCTTAATCTTCCTTTAACTCCTCGGGCGGGACGAAGCCGTGGCGCAGCGTGTTCTCGCTCACCGTCCTCGGTTCGACGAACTGGAGAAGATAGTCCGGGCCGCCGGCCTTGGAGCCGATGCCGGAGAGCTTGAGCCCGCCGAAGGGTTGCCGTCCGACGACGGCGCCGGTGATGCCGCGATTGATATAGAGATTGCCCACGTAAAATTCTCTGCGCGCCTGCTCGATGTGCGCCGGCGAGCGCGAGAACAGGCCGCCGGTCAGCGCGTAGGAAGATTGCTTTGCAATCCGGAGCGCGTCGTCGAAGTCGCGCGCCCGGATCACGGCGAGCACCGGGCCGAAGATTTCCTCCTGAGCCAGCCGGTGCTGCGGCTCGATCTCGCTGAAGATCGCCGGACCGATGTAGTAGCCCTCCTTCGGCACGGCCATTTCCAGCATGCATTTTCCCTCGCGCTTGCCGAGGTCGATATAGCCGGCGATGCGCGCCTCAGCCGCGGCGTCGATCACCGGGCCGATGAAGTGGCGCGGATCTTTGGGCGCGCCGATCTTTAAGCTCCTTACCGCTTCCACCAGCCGCTTGAGCAGGCGATCGTGCACTGCCTCCACCAGGATGAGCCGCGACGCGGCCGAGCACTTTTGCCCCTGATAGCCGAACGCCGAGTCGATGATGTGGGTGACCGCCTCGTCCAGATCGGCGTCCGCGTCGACGATGACCGCGTTTTTTCCTCCCATTTCCGCGATCACGCGCTTCACGTGTTGCTGGCCGGGCTGGTAGGTGTAGGCTTCGCTGAGAATCTCCAGGCCGGCTTCGCGCGAGCCGGTGAAGGCGATCAGATGGACGGCTGGATGGCGCACCAGATAGGCGCCAAGCTCGCCGCCGCCCTGAAGGAGCTGGCACGCGAGCGGCGGCAGCACGGCTTCACGCAAAATATCCAACAGGTGAAAACCCATCACCGGCGACTGTTCGGCGGGCTTGATAATAGCGCAGTTGCCGGCGACCAGCGCAGCCGCGGTCATGCCGGCAAGAATCGCCAGGGGAAAATTCCACGGCGCGATTACGACGGCGACGCCTCTGGGCTCGTAGAAATAGAGATTGCTCTCGCCCGGAAGAATCTCAGTCGCGCGCGGCTCGGCCAGGCGGATCATCTCGCGGCCGTAGTATTCCAGGTAATCGATCGCCTCGACGACGTCGGCGTCCGCCTCGCGCCAGCCTTTGCCGACTTCGAAAACTTCCCAGGCGGCGAGCTCGAGACGCCGCTCGCGCATGATCGCCGCGGCGCGGAAGAGGATCGCGGCGCGCTCGCGGGCCGGCGTCGCGCGCCAGCCAGGAAAAAATGTTTCCGCCGTCTCGATCGCTTGATCGGCCTCTTTTTTTCCGGCGAGCGGCACGCGCCCCACGATCTCTTGGATCTCTTGCTGCGCGGCCGGATTCACCGACTCGATCCACGTTTCACTTTTCTCCTCTCCGCCGCCGATCCAGAGAGGATAGTTCCGTCCCAGTTTGCTCTCGACTTCGCGCATAACGGCGGCGAAGCGCTCGCGGTTTTCCCGCCGGGAGAAATCGAGCGGCGGCTCGTTGACGAATTCTCCGGGATTCTCCGCATCGGTGAGGCGCGGAGTTGCGGGCGGCACGGGCTCTGCCCGCGTTTTGGGCACGGGGGCTTCGATCAGCGATTCGATCTGTTTCTGCTCGGCGTAGGTCTGGCGCAAAAACGATGTATTCGAAGTGTTCTCCATCAGCCGCCGGATGAGATAGGCGATGCCGGGAATCAACTCACCGACGGGAACGTAGACGCGCACGCGCCGGCCGCTTTGAATGATCGCCTGGCGCACGGACTCGGCCATGCCGAAGAGCATTTGGATCTCGTAGCCGTTCTCAGGGATGCCCAGATGCCGGGCCGCTACCACCGCATGAGCGAGGCTGCGCAAATTGTGGCTGCCGAAGGCCGCGTCTATGATATCGTGATTTTCCAACAGCAACCGAGTGAGGCGCTCGTAGTTGGCGTCGGTCGCGGCCTTGTCGAGAAAAACCGGGATGGGCCAATTCTTCTGCTTGGCCCAGGCGATCTCGCTGTCCCAGTAGGCGCCTTTGACGAGCCGCACGCCGACCCGCCGCCGGCGCTCTTTCGCCCAGCGGATGAGCGCGGCGAGATCGCTCTCGGCGTCGCGCAAATAGGCTTGCATTGCTATCGTCACGCGAGGGCGTCGGCTAAATTCCTCCTCTTCCAGCAGAGAGCGGAAAATGTCGAGGGTCAGATCTTTGTGGGCGTACTGCTCCATGTCGACGGTGAGCGCCGCATCGAGCTTGGAAGCCTCGCGCAAAAGCGGCCGGAGCCGATCTTTCACGGCGATCTCGGTGTCCAGATCGAGGGGATCGAAGCGCGCGCAGAGCGCCGAGAGCTTTACTGACAGATCGATTCTGGGAAGCGGCCCGTCCGGGCCGGCGTCGATCTGCGGAGCCGAAGGCCAGTCCCGGCTTGCCGCGGCCAGACGGCGCAGTAGATCGATGTAGCGGCGTTGCATCGCAAGGGCTTCGCCGTCGCTTACCGTCGCCTCGCCCACAACGTCCAGAGTGAACGCCGAGGGCTCTTGGCGCAACTTTTCCAACACCGGGACGAGCGCCTTGCTCTCCTCCTCGGCGATAAAACGGCGCGCGAGGCGAACGACGTTGTGCCGCACGAGCGGAGCGACTAGCGCTCCCGCGTGGAGCGCCTGCGCGAGAAAGACGAGGCCGCCCAGGGCGTGGTCCACACGGCCGAAGTACTCGCGCAGGTGGCGGCCGATCTCCGCCGCCGAATCCAGGCTCGGCAGCACGTCGACGAAGCGGAACAGCGCCGTGCGGAGCGATTCGTCGGCGAGCGCGCCGTCGATCATTCGGCCGATCCAGTCCTGCGGCTCAAAGAGAGAAGGCTTGTGCGCGGACGCTTTGATATAAAGCGAGCGGGCCAGCTCGCGGACTTCGGCTTCCATGTTATGGGAGAGCTGCATCGACGATCCCGTTCCAGTGTATCACATTACCTTGGCGCTCAATGATGAAGCTCCCCCTCACCCTTCCCTCTCCCCCGCGACGGGGGAGAGGACAAAGGAGAGGGGGTTTCCGTTCGAGTTGATCCGCGCGATGAATTCACCTAGCTTAGGAAACCGTGAAGCTGGAGCTGAGCGATATCTCGGTCGCCGGAATGGAGCACGACGGCCGTCTGCTTTGGCTGGCCATTCCAAAGCAAAAACGCGTGGCCACATACGATCCGGCGACCGGAAAAACCGAAACGAAGCTCACTTACACTCATGAAGTCTGGGATGTCTCGCCGGCGGAGACGGGCCTGTGGTTGTTGACCGCGGGGGGAAAGCTCGACCGGCAAATCGTCTTCTGGTCGTTTGCCGACGATAAACCGGCGCTCACGTTCGGTTGCCCGGAGGGCGCGGCGGCGGGCGCGACGCTCGTCGACGGCAAGCTCTGGCTCACGCACCGCAACAACCGCAAGCTCTATTGTCTCGATCCCGAGACCGGCAAGACCAACTGGGTGATTCGCACGGAAAATGAAACTTTCAGCCCGGCGGCATTTAGACATGAGCTGTGGATGATCGAATCCGAGCCTGGGCCCTTGGGCCACTGGGGCGAAAAACGCCAGGCGAAATATTTTTTTTCGCGCTACGATCCAGCGCGCGAGCTTGTGGTCGAGCGGCTCCCCGTCGATTTCATTCCGACCTGCATGGCGTACGACGGTGAGCGTTTCTGGTACGCCGAGTCGGACAAGAACGGCATCGCCTCAACGGAAAAGAACTTTCGCCAGCTCTGAGCGGTACTTTCGCGTCAACTCGTTGTCGTCTCCCAAAACCTCGAAAATTTGCAGCATCGCTTTCCGCGCGGCGTCGTCGCGAAAGCCCCGGTCTTTTTTGACGATCGAGAGAAACTCGGCCAGCGCCTCTTCGTATTTTTCATTCGCGGCCAGCGCTTGCGCCAGCTCCAATCGCTTCGCCAAATTATCAGGATCCGCGGCCGCAGCGGCGCCGAGCGCGGCCTCGTCTTGGCGGCCGGCGCTTTTGAGCGTCAGGCGGGCGATGAGCTGGTCGGCGTCTTTACGCTCGTCGCTGGTGAGCGGCACTTTCTCCAGCAATTCGAGCGCCTTTTTGTCTTCGCCGGCCGCTATAAGAATGCGCGCCAGGCCGAGAAGCGCCTTGGGATGATTGGGATCCGATTGCAGGATCTTCTCGTAGAGGGCTCTTGCCTCTTCCGTTCGCCCGCTCTTTGCCAACTCCTCCGCTTCCACGGCGTCGCGATCCGCCTCCGAAGGAAGGAAGCGGGACAGCCATTGGCGCACGGAGTCCTCCGGCAGCGCGCCGGTGAATTCACCCGCTATCTTGCCGTCCGCGAAGACTTTTACCGCGGGGATTCCTTGAATATGGAAGAGCGCCGCCAGCTCGGGATTTTCGTCCACGTTCACCTTGGCGAGAATGAAGTCTCCGGCGTGCTCTTCCGCGAGCCGCTCCAAAACGGGTCCGAGAACTTTGCACGGCCCGCACCACGGCGCCCAGAAGTCTACGACCACCGGCGCCCGGCTAGAGCCTTCCAATACTTCCTTCTCGAAATCCTCTTCGTCGACTTCGATCGTCCAGGGGTTCATGAGACTTCTATTGACCTCCGCCGTATTTGGGGTCGTTGTCGATTATTTTCTTGGCGAAATTTCTCACCTGAGCCGCCACGGGGCGGATGGAGCAAATGGTAGCCTCCCAGATTTCGTCTTCCGTGGCGCCGGCCTTGCGGGCCCGGTCGAGATGAAGCTTGGCGCCATACTCGTGGCCGATCGCTAGATTCACCGCAAAGCGGATGAGCTCGGATACCTTCGGCTCTAAAGAGCCTTCCTTGTACTCGATGCCGAAAAATTCCATCTGCTTAGCCATGCTCTTTCTCCTTTCGAATTAGTTTAGCTCTTATGCTGAGCGTGTCACCGGTCATTCCATACTTTCCGCTCGCGCGGCCCTCACCCTTGCCCTCTCCCTCAGGGGAGAGGGTTGGGGTGAGGGAAAAAATGAGAGACGGAAGCCATCGAATGCAGTTAGCACGTTACGTTCTCTTCTTGCCTAAGTTGTCGGGATCAAATGCATTGCCGTTCAAAGTAAACTCCCGCTCGACCGGCACGGGACGAAGAATCGTTTGCAGCACGTAACAGCCGTTCTCGGCGTTGCGGACGACGGCGGCAATCTTCTCAACGGCCTCATCGGAATCGAGCTCCAACCGCGTCTCAAAGCCTAGCCCCTGCGCCCGGACGGTCTCGGCCAGGACCGAGCCTTCGCTTTTAAATTTAGCTTTGACGAACACGCGCGCCTTTTTAATCCTGGTTTTCATCATCTCCGCGTACCGGGAGATCTGCGTCAGCAGTCAAAAACCCAGAGAGAGGGAAAAGTAAGCCAGCGGCGGCGGTGCGGTGTTCTCGCCGCCCGTGCGCTCCGCCTCGTCGCAGTAAACCGTAAAGCCGCGCGCGCGGCCTTCCTTCCGCATCTTTTGAAGAGTCTCGGCATCCGCCTCGAGCACGATCTCGCGCTTTATCCGAATGTCTTCAGCCATTTTTCTTCCTCCTCCGGGGGCGATCCGTTTCGCTCCCGACTCAGTCTTAAATATAGTAACGATCGCCGGTATTTTCCACTGTGCGGCGATCGCTTCCCGCCAAGGCTTTTGCCTTGGCGGTTTGCTAAGGCAAATAAGTTGGTTGACAGGACCGCCGCTTCACTCTAGGCTCTTCGAATATATTGTCGTCGTTGCTAGATATACCAAGGCGGCGCGGTAGCCGACTGAGGTGGCCTATTGAATGCGAATTGGGTTCGTAAAGAACTCGGCGTCGCTATCGTATTGATCCTCGCGCTGGCGGCGCTGGGTTACCTCTTTTATTTAGGATCGGAGGGCTGGAGGGACGGCGCCGACGCGCGGCAGATCGCGGTCGAGGGACTCCTTTTCGTCTTCGTCTTTATTTGGAATCTGGCGATTCTGCCTCGATGGAGATCCGCCGGAACCTTGTGTTTGGGATCTCTTTTATTTTTGCTCGGCAGTTTTGCCGACGTCGCCGACAATTTTTTTTACCAGCCGCGCTGGGGCGATTGGCTCGTGGAAGACCTCTCGCTCGCTTTAGGCGCGGGGTTGATGGCGTTGGGCATCCGGGCCTGGGTGAGAGAGAAAGACCGCCTCTTGGCCCAATTTCAAAGAGAGCGCGATTTCGAGGCCTCATTGATCCCTAAACTTTTTCACGACCTCAGGGTGCCGCTCGGCAACCTGATCGGAATGACCGACATCGCGCAGGGTGATCCGAAGTTTTCGGAGGATTCCGGCCGGCGGCGCGAGTATTTTGACGTCGTCATGCGGGCGGCGAACGACATGTACTTTCTCATCGACAACGTCCTCGAAACCTATCGTATCAAATCGGAAACGCTGCGGCTGAGCCCGGCCGCGACCTCCCTGACGGCGCTGCTCGATGAATCGCTCAGGGATTTTCACTACCAGGCGAGAAAAAAGCAGATCGGCTTAACTACGGATTTTCCGGAAACCGACATAGAGCTGACGGCCGACCGCGTCAAAATCGTCCGGGTGATCCAGAATCTCTTGGCGAACGCGATCAAGTTTTCTCCGCGGGGAGGAAAGATCATTTTGAAGGCGGGGGCACAGGACGGCCGGATCACGATCCGGGTGGTCGACGAGGGCCCGGGCGTGCCGCAGGAGTTGCTCGCGCCGCTCTTCGATGAAGCCACGGCGGCTCCGAGGATGGAATCCGACGAAGCCGGCGAGGGCTTCGGACTCGGGCTCAAGGTAGTGCGCGAATTCGTTCGTCTTCACGGCGGCCGCTTCTGGATCGAGTCCAACTCTCCCCATGGCGCGCAGTTTTGCTTCTCGCTGCCGCAGCGGCAATAACATGGTTAGTTTTGGATAACGGAATCGGAAAAAGATAGCTCGCGCAAAGGCGCAAAGAACGCCAAGTTCGGATAAAAAGGAAGATATTTTCCTTCGCGCTCTTGGCGTCTTGGCGCGATAAACCGAAATCCAAAATAAAAAATAGAACGATGGCCAACAAGATTCTCATCGTGGACGACGAGCCTTTCAATCTCGATCTGCTCCAACAGGAGCTGACCGATCGAGGATATGCGATCGAAAGAGCCGGCAGCGGCGCCGAGGCCCTCAGCCAAATCGAATCATTCCACCCGGAACTCATACTCCTGGACTATCAGATGCCCGGCATGAACGGCGTCGATGTTCTTAAAGAGCTGCGCGGCAGGGGACACGATACGCCGGTCATTATGATCACGGCTTACGGCACGATCGAGCGCGCCGTGCAGGCGATGAGGGAAGGCGCGTACGATTTTATTCCCAAGCCTTTCGAGCCGGACCACCTGGCCCTGGTCGTGCGGAAAGCCTTGGAGCGGGAGAGCCTCAAAAGAGAAGTCGAAATCCTCTCGGAAGAAGTCAGCGAGCGGCACCATCTCGTTCTCGGAAAAAGCGCCAAGATGAATCTGGCCGTGGATGCCGCCAAAAAAGCCGCGCACAGCAAGGCGACGGTGTTGCTCCTGGGCGAGAGCGGCACGGGCAAGGAACTTCTCGCGCGCGCGATCCACAAATGGAGCGATCGGAGAGACAAGCCGTTCGTCGCCATCAACTGCGTCGGCTTGTCGAAGGATCTCTTGGAAAGCGAGCTCTTTGGCCATGAAAAGGGCGCGTTTACCGGAGCGCATCAGCTTAAAAAAGGTAAGATGGAGCTGGCCGACGGCGGCACGGTTTTTCTCGACGAGGTGGGCGACGTTACTTCCGAGCTGCAAACCAAGCTGCTGCGCTTTCTTCAAGAGCGGGAGTTCGAGCGCGTCGGCGGAACCAAGCCGATGCGCGTGGACGTGAGAATCATCGCGGCGACCAATCGCGATCTCGACGGCGACATCAAACAGGGGCGCTTTCGGGAAGATCTGTACTATCGCCTCAACGTCGTGCCCATTCACTTGCCGCCGCTAAGAGACAGAAAAGAAGACATCGCGGATCTGGCGAAATTTTTTCTTCAGCGCTTTGCGAAAGAGACAAAGAAGAATTTCGGCGAGATCGCCGCGGAAGCTATGGACTGGCTTCTCACTTATCACTGGCCCGGAAACGTCCGCGAGATGGCCAACGTTATCGAGCGCGCCGTCGTCCTCGGCCTGGGACCGAGACTTGCTTCCGCCGATCTGCCGACGTCCATAGCCGGCGGCGCGCAGGGCTCTTTGCCTGGCGGCCTTTCGTATCACGAAGCGATCGACGCCGCGCGCCGCGAGATGATCCAGAAAGCGCTCGCCCAGGCCGACGGTAACCGCACCGAAGCGGCCAAGCTGCTTGGCCTCCACAAAACCCACCTCTTCAGGCTGATGAAATCCCTCAAAATCGACTGAAGCGGTTCTGCTACTCTGGGTAGCAAACCTGCTACTCTCCGTTTGATCTCGCGACTCTCACACAGCTCACGACATAAAAAATCGGCTGCGATTCCGGTGGCTTGACTTCGGGACATCACCTGCGCGAGTCTGGCACGGCCATTGCGATTAAATTGAGGTGGAGAAAACCATGAACAGAACAACAGCGGCTTGGCTAATCACTATCGTTATCCTGCCTTTTGTTCATCTCGCCCACGCGCAGCAGGCGAAGAAGGTCGCTCGAATCGGCCTTCTCGTTCCGGGCTCGCAATCCGCGTTTTCAGTCCGGATCGATGCGTTCCGCCAGGGACTCAGAGAGCTTGGTTACCTCGAAGGCCAAAATATCGTCATCGAGTACCGTTATGGAGAGGGAAAGACGGAGCGATTGCCTGAGTTGGCGGGTGAGCTGGTCCGCCTCAAGGTAGACGTTATCGTTACCGCCTCTACGCTCTCCGTTCAGGCTGCCAAAAAAACCAGCGGCACCGTCCCCGTCATCTTCACTGCGGTCAATGATCCGGTTGGGACCGGGCTCGTCGCCAGTTTCGCGCGACCGGGCGGGAACGTTACTGGAATGACGAACCTGTCGACCGAACTGGATGGTAAAAGGTTGGAGCTGTTGAAGGAGACCTTCCCCAAGGTCATTCGTGTGGCTTACCTCTGCAATCCAAACTCTCCAAAAAGCGAGATGCAGGCGGCGGCGCAGGCACTCGGCGTTCAGCTCCAAACTCTGGAAGTGCGGAGCGCGAACGATTTCAACCCTGCGTTCGAAGCGGTACTCAAGGCTCGCGCACAAGCGATCATTATATCGCCCAGTCCGGTCTTCATTACCTATCAAAAGCAGATTGTGGACTTTGCGGCCAAGAACCGGTTGCCGGCGGTGTATACAACCGGAGATTACGTGATCGGTGGCGGTCTCATGTCCTATGCGCACAACAACCTTGAGAACTGGCGCCGAGCGGCTACGTACGTCGACAAAATCCTCAAGGGCGCCAAGCCGGCCGAGCTGCCCGTCGAGCTGCCGACAAGCGTGGAGCTCGTCGTCAACATGAAAACCGCCACGGCGCTCGACATTAAGATTCCGCAGTCCGTCCTGGCG
The genomic region above belongs to Candidatus Binatia bacterium and contains:
- a CDS encoding sigma-54 dependent transcriptional regulator; translation: MANKILIVDDEPFNLDLLQQELTDRGYAIERAGSGAEALSQIESFHPELILLDYQMPGMNGVDVLKELRGRGHDTPVIMITAYGTIERAVQAMREGAYDFIPKPFEPDHLALVVRKALERESLKREVEILSEEVSERHHLVLGKSAKMNLAVDAAKKAAHSKATVLLLGESGTGKELLARAIHKWSDRRDKPFVAINCVGLSKDLLESELFGHEKGAFTGAHQLKKGKMELADGGTVFLDEVGDVTSELQTKLLRFLQEREFERVGGTKPMRVDVRIIAATNRDLDGDIKQGRFREDLYYRLNVVPIHLPPLRDRKEDIADLAKFFLQRFAKETKKNFGEIAAEAMDWLLTYHWPGNVREMANVIERAVVLGLGPRLASADLPTSIAGGAQGSLPGGLSYHEAIDAARREMIQKALAQADGNRTEAAKLLGLHKTHLFRLMKSLKID
- a CDS encoding ABC transporter substrate-binding protein, which codes for MNRTTAAWLITIVILPFVHLAHAQQAKKVARIGLLVPGSQSAFSVRIDAFRQGLRELGYLEGQNIVIEYRYGEGKTERLPELAGELVRLKVDVIVTASTLSVQAAKKTSGTVPVIFTAVNDPVGTGLVASFARPGGNVTGMTNLSTELDGKRLELLKETFPKVIRVAYLCNPNSPKSEMQAAAQALGVQLQTLEVRSANDFNPAFEAVLKARAQAIIISPSPVFITYQKQIVDFAAKNRLPAVYTTGDYVIGGGLMSYAHNNLENWRRAATYVDKILKGAKPAELPVELPTSVELVVNMKTATALDIKIPQSVLARADRVIE